The DNA segment GTGTCGAGTTCACCGTTGCCGTTCCGGTCGTGCATCACCATCACCGCGTAGTCGCCCGGTGCGAGGTTGCTGAAGGTGAACTGCATGGTGCCAGCGACGGCCGGTGCCTGCTGTGCGGCGTGCACGGTCTCGCGGAAGCTCGATGCACTGCTGTATAACGCCAGCATCACCATGCCGTCGTTGTCAGCGACGGGATCGAGCGTGATTGTGAGGTCGGCGGCGGTGGCGGTGCCCGTGCAAACGGCGGCGAGAAGGGCCGCGCGCAACGCGCGGTGAGGGCGGTGTGTGTTCATGCTGTCGTGGCTCCTGTCTCAGGGTGGTCTGGGTGCGGGGGTGTTCCGCACCCGCTCGAAGGCTATCGTCGGCCGGCCTGGGTTGACGTGCGAGCGCGACGCGACGAAGCGCGCGAGCGGGCGACCGGCGGTGAGTACGGTGCGTGAACGGGACGATCGAGCGTCCGTCCCGCCGGCGGGGGTGGGGTCTTCGGAACGACAGGCCCTGCTGCGGCCGGGTGGATCAGCGCTGTGCGGGGTCGATGCGCAGCAGCAGGCCGGTGGCCAGCGCCAACAGCCCGGCGGTGATCAGAAACGGTGCACCGGGCATGTCCAGACCGCCGCCCGGCCGGGTTGCGAGGTAGAAGGCACCGGTGGCGATCGGGGGTGTCAGCACGGCCGTCAGCGCCGTGATGGCGCTGAGGATGCCTTGCAGTTCGCCCTGCGCGTCGGCACCGACACGCCCTGACAGCGTTGCGGTCAGCGCAGGCGGGGCCAGATCGGACAGGGCGGCCAAACAGATGAGCACAAACACCAGCCACGGGGCCGCGACAAGCGCAAAACCCAATGCCGCCAAGCTGCCGGCGACACACCCCCACAAGGCAATCCGCCACTCGCCAAAGCGCGACACTGCGGGCCCGACGAGCACACCTTGGACCAGTGCCAGCAGGATGCCGTAGGCGGCGAGCGACGCGCCGATCAGCCCGGGTGACCAGCCGAACTGCGCCGTGCTCCAGTAGGCCCACAACGTCGGGTAGATGTGGTTGCCGAGGTGGAACAAGGCGACCACGATGAGCAGCGGAGCGATGCCGGGTAGCGTGAACGCCGCCGCCAGGGCGCGAAACGGGTTTGTGACCCGCCAGTCGATCGGTCGACGGCGATGTTGCGGCAGGGTTTCGGGAAAGGCGAGGGCGCCAAACAGCAGGTTCGTGCCGGCGAGCACCGCGGCGAGCATGAACGGTGCGCGGATGTGCCAGCTGGCCACCAGGCCGCCGAGCGCCGGCCCGAGCACGAAGCCGATGCCGAACATCGCGCCGATCAAGCCAAAGCGTGCGGCGCGGCCGGATTCCGGGGTGATGTCGGCAATCACGGCGCTCGCGGTCGCGTACGTGGCCCCGGCCGCGCCGGCGATCGCCCGCCCCGCCAGCAGCACAACGAGGCCGCCAGCGAGGCTCAGGATCACGTAGTCAACCGTGAGTGCCGCGAGGCCGACGAGCAAAACCACGCGCCGCCCGAACCGATCCGACAACGCTCCCAGCAGCGGGGCGCAGAGGAACTGCATCGCGGCGTAGAGCATGCCAAGGACACCGCCCCAGAGCGCCGCGTCGCTCACACTGTCGAGGCCCAGGGACTGCAGCAGCGCGGGCATCACGGGGAAAATCAAGCCGATGCCCATGGCATCAATGCACACGGTGGCCAGGGCAAAGCCAAGTGCGGCACGTTCGCCACGCGCGGGGCGGGAGTGGGTCATGGCGTGGCGCGGTCGGTCGGGTGCTCAGTGTCGCACGCCACGGCTTCGGTGTCTGTGGGGCATTTTGCTGCACAGTGAACTGCGCCTTTGCGCCATAGTACCGTGCTCTGGCGCAGAGATTCGATACGCCCTGCGTGACATGGCGGACTGCGTTATGCTTGTCCGTTACCCGATACACGCAGAAAGCGGAACTTCGATCACATGAACATTCACGAGTACCAGGCCAAGGCGGTGCTGAAAGGGTTCGGCGCACCTGTCGCCGAAGGCATGGCCATCCTTGACAAATCGGACGTCGACGCGGCGCTCGCAGCGGTTCCCGGCCCTGTACGCGTCGTCAAGAGCCAGATCCACGCAGGTGGGCGCGGCAAAGGCAAATTCAAGGAGCTCTCGGCAGACGCCGCGGGCGGTGTGCGGCTTGCCAAATCCGACGACGAGGTGCGTGCGCACGTCGAGGAGATGTTCGGCAACACGCTCGTGACCAAACAAACCGGTGCGTCGGGCAAACAGGTGAACCGTCTGTACCTCGAGGCCGGTGCGGACATCGCACGGGAGCTCTACTGCTCGATTCTGGTCAACCGCGAAACCGGCAAGGTGGCGTTTGTTGCGTCGACCGAGGGTGGCATGGACATCGAAGCGGTGGCCGAGGCCACGCCCGAGAAAATCCACACGATCGACGTCGACGCAGCGGCCGGCGTGGACGCGACGACCGCGGCGAAGCTCGTCGCCGCGTTTGAACTCGAGGGCGCAGCGGCCGAGCAGGGACCGGCCCTGTTCAACTGCCTCTACACCGCCTTCACCGAGACGGACATGAGCCTGCTCGAGGTCAACCCGCTCGTGGTGCTCGGCGACGGTGGCCTGCGCGTGCTCGACGCGAAGGTCTCGTTCGACGGCAACGCGCTGTTTCGGCACCCGGAAATTGCCGAGTTGCGCGACGAAACCGAAATGGATTCAAAGGAGGTCGAAGCGGCCGAGCACGACCTGGCCTACATCGCCCTCGACGGCAACATCGGTTGCATGGTCAACGGTGCCGGGCTTGCCATGGCGACCATGGACATCATCAAGTTGTACGGCGCAGAGCCGGCCAACTTTCTCGACGTGGGCGGTGGTGCGACCACCGAGAAGGTGACGGCGGCGTTCAAGCTGATCACGTCCGACCCCAACGTCCAGGGCATTCTGGTCAACATCTTCGGCGGCATCATGCGCTGCGACGTTATCGCTGAAGGTGTGGTGGCGGCCGTCAAGCAGGTCGGCCTGGAAGTGCCGCTGGTCGTCCGACTCGAGGGCACGCGCGTGGAAGCCGGCAAGACCATCATCAACGAGAGCGATGTGGCTGCGGTGGCCGCAGATGACCTCGACGACGCCGCACAGAAAATTGTCGCGGCCATCAAGGGAGCTGCCTGATGTCGATCATCGTAGACGCCAACACCAAGATCCTGGTTCAGGGACTGACCGGCGGCACCGGCACCTTTCACACCGAGCAGGCGCTTGCCTACTACGGCACGCAGATGGTCGGCGGCATCCACCCGAAGAAAGGCGGTACCGACTGGGTCGGCAACGTCGACGGCACGGAAACCACGCTACCCGTGTTTGCCTCGGTTGCCGAGGGTGTCGAGCGCACCGGCGCCAACGCCTCGGTCATTTACGTGCCGCCTGCGGGCGCAGCGGCAGCGATCATCGAAGCCATTGACGCCGAGGTGCCGTTCATCACCTGTATCACCGAGGGCATTCCGGTGCTCGACATGGTCAAGGTGAACGCGCGCCTCGCCAGTTCGAACTCCAGGCTGCTCGGGCCGAACTGCCCCGGCATCCTGACCCCTGAAGCCTGCAAGATCGGCATCATGCCGGGCTCGATTTTCCGCAAGGGTTCGGTGGGTGTGGTCTCGCGCTCCGGCACCCTGACCTACGAGGCGGTCTACCAGACCAGCCAGGCGGGTCTCGGGCAGACGACGGCTGTGGGCATCGGCGGTGACCCGGTCAAGGGCACCGAATTCATTGACGTGCTCGAGATGTTTCTCGCGGACGAGGCGACCGAGTCGATCATCATGATCGGTGAGATCGGTGGCAGCGCCGAGGAAGACGCGGCGCAGTTCCTGGCGGACGAAGCCAAGAAGGGGCGCAGCAAACCCACCGTCGGGTTCATCGCCGGCCGCACCGCCCCGCCCGGACGCACCATGGGGCACGCAGGTGCGGTGATCTCCGGTGGCAAGGGCGGCGCGGAAGACAAGATCGACGCGCTGGAAGCAGCGGGTGTCTCGGTCTCACCGTCGCCGGCCAAACTCGGCGAAACACTCGTCGCCCGACTCAAGGGCTGACTGTCCTGCGGGCTGCGGCCCGGGACTGTGTCGGTGTGCCCATTCGGGGCACGCCGAACGCAAGCTACCGTTCCCCGGGGCGTCGACCGACGCCCGATTCACACGGGTGAGCACTCACCCGGCAGTGCGCTCACCGGCACGGCAGCAGAACCGCTGCTCGGCGTTCGGCAGTGCCAGCGCATCATCATCCCGTCACTCAGATCCAGCGCCAGCCACAGCTCGGTCTGGTCCAGCGAGCCGGTCGCCGGGCCGAAGGTCGCAACCAGGCGCTCGCGGCCCGCTTCGTTGGCAAAGTGAACCCGGGCAATCTCGGCGTCGCGGTTGCCGTCGAAAACGTACTCCGTGTCGTTTGCCGGCAGTGAGCCGGTGACCGCGTAAGTCTCGGCCACACGGTTCTTGGTCTCCTGCAACACGGTGAAGGCGTTGGACACCAACGACTTGCGCACCGAGTTGCCGTACTGCGGCGCCGCGATGGCGGCGAGGATACCGACAATGGCAAAAACGATGAGGAGTTCGATCAAGGTAAAACCCGTCTGGTGGCGACGCATGGCACTGTCCTGTGTTGTGTTTTTGTGAACTGGCGCGTGTGTGCCAGCCACTTTGCCAACGCGTTCGAGGAAAAGGTGTGCGGCAGTTCTCGTTTTGTGTGTCGTAACCGAAACACGTCGACGTCCGGGTTTTGGGGAGTGTGAGGTGCGTCACGTGCCACTGCGGCGTGGCCGCGGGCGCAGGCGGGCGGCGTTGCGGCTCAGCTCACCCGCGTGCGCAGTGCGGCCGGCGGGTCTCGGCGGCAGCCGGCGCGCAGTCGGGATCGGGGGGCGCAGGCCGCGGGTCGGCAGATGGCGCCGTACGGGCGCGGGCGGGGCACGCGGACGGTCTGTGGGAACGTGGCCGCCAGCTGCGCTGATCAGGCCTTATCGGCACTCGCTCGGCAGCGCATCTTCGGGCAGCGCGTGGCCGCCAGAACCGCCGTTGAAGTTCATGCAGGTCCAGCCGAGCATGCCTGGTGTCGACTCGTCCATGACCAACCAGAGCCGCTTGTTGTTGAGGCCCGGCGAACCGGGCCCGAAGTGCGCCACGATGCGTGAGCCCCAAGGCGCTGCCGTGTACCAGTGGACGTAGGCGATTTCGGCGTCGGGGTCGTTGTCCTCGTAGAAGCGGTCGCTGTTCGACGGCATGGCGCCGCCCAGCGCGTGGTTTTCCATGATCTGCAGCTTCGCCGATTGCATCAGCCCGAAGGCCGTCGAGACCGTGGCCTGTTGCACGTAGGTGCGGTAGCTTGGCACGGCGATGGACGCGAGGATGCCGATGATCGCAATGACGATCATCAGCTCGATCAGCGTGAACCCGGATTGGCGTCGCATCATGGTGTGACCTTCATCGGTGTGATCGGACTAGCGGCAGTGTCAGTGCACGCTTGAGCACACCGGCGCGTCAGCGCAAGGCGATGGACCGGCTCAGATTCCGGTTTTGTGTCCTGCGGTCATCACAGCGGCGTGCGGCAGCAAGGTCGCCAGCAGTTCGGGCAGCAGTTTCGGCGTGGCAGCCACGATCGAACCGGATTGCAGCCAGTTCTCGCCACCCGCGAGGTCGGTGACCAGGCCGCCGGCTTCGCGCACCAACAGGGCGCCTGCGGCGATGTCCCACGCTTGTAAACGGCTTTCATAGAAGCCGTCGAACTGCCCGGCGGCCACCGACGCGAGGTCGAGCGCGGCGGCGCCCGGCCGGCGGATACCCACGGTCTTCTCGGCGAAGGTGCGCAGCACCGCGAACTCGGCATCGAAATCGTCGCCCTCGCGAAAGGGCAAACCCGTGCCGAGCAGCGCCGTGTTGAGCGAACGACAGTTGCTGACGCGGATGCGGCGGTTGTTGAGCTCGGCGCCAGCGCCGCGGGAGGCGGTGTAGATGTCCTGCGAGACGGGGTTGTACACCACGGCCTGTTCCAGGCGGTTGCGGTAGGCCAGGGCAATCGACACGGCGAACTGCGGAAAGCCGTGCAGAAAGTTGGTCGTGCCGTCGAGCGGGTCGATGATCCAGCGGTAGCCGTCGTCCGCCTTGCCAGCCAGCTCGCCGCTCTCCTCGGCCAGAAAACCGTGGTCGGGGTAGGCCTTGTGGAGCACGTGGACGATTTCCGCTTCCGCTTGCCGGTCGACGTCGCTGACGAAGTCCTTGGCGCTTTTTTCGGTGACGCGCACCCGGTCGAGCCGGTCAAAGTTGCGCATGATAATCTTGCCGCCCGCGCGCGCAGCGCGCACGGCGATATTGAGCATGGGGTGCATGGCTGAAGCAGGTAAAGAGCGTCGACAGCAGGATAGAGTAGCGAACAATGACTGAGCGCGCGACCACACCGGGGTCGGCGGTGCCGGCCGGCGGCGCGTTGGATCGGCTGCGTTTCGTGTTGGTTGAGACGTCACACCCAGGCAACATCGGGGCGGCAGCACGCGCGCTGAAAACGATGGGCTTCGGCGAGCTCGTGCTGGTCTCGCCACGCCACTTTCCGAGCGCAGAGGCGACCGTGCGGGCTTCAGGCGCCGACGACATTCTGCAGCGTGCGCTGGTGTTCGATTCATTGGCCGAGGCGATTGCCGATTGCAGTGCCGTGTTCGGCACCAGTGCGCGATCCCGCAGCATCGAGTGGCCGACCCACACGCCCTGGGCGCTCGCTGCCGAAATCGCCGAGCGCCCGGCCGAATCCGCGGCAGGCCCCGTGGCCGTGGTGTTCGGTCGGGAGAGCAGTGGCCTGACCAACGACGAATTGATGCTCTGTTCGGCGCGTGTGCACATTCCGGCGAACCCGGACTACAGCTCGTTGAACGTGGCGTCTGCCGTGCAGATCCTCGCCTACGAGATCGCCAGCCACAGCGCACGCCACGGCGGCACAACAGCGCCGACGAGCGACGCAGATCCCCGGGCCGATCAGGACGACATGAACCGCTTCTACCGGCACCTGGAGTCGGTGTTGGTCGAGATCGGCTATTACGACCCGGAGAAGCCCCGCCAGCTCATGCGTCGTCTGCGCCGGCTGTTCAACCGCTCGGCACTCAGCCGGTCGGAGTTGCAGATCCTGCGTGGCGTGTTGGTTGCGGTCGAGCGGGCGAAGCGCGCCTGACCGGGCAGGCGGTGACCGAGTCGTCACACCAGTACCGGGCGAACGGGGATCGCGGGTCGGGGGCGGCGCAAGCGCGTTGACGCGCAAACACCACAAGGTTCTGACAGCCCGGCACCGTCGCGAGCCAGACGTGGGCAAAGGCCGCGCGGACAGCACCAACCAGCGCGATGGCGTGACGCTGGTCCGTCGGCAACAGGTTGACGACGCAGACACCGTCCTCGCCCAGGTGCTCGGCCAGCACGCCGTGAAAGGCTGGATCCGCTGCCGGCCCCGACCCGTCCCGGGTGCTGTGCAAATCGCAGAACACGGCGTCGGATGGCGCTTGGCTCCGGTGCACATACCGCTCCGCACTCGCCATGACGACGTGGTCGGGGTGCGTGCCACCAAACCACCGGTGCGCGATCCGCACCACGGCGTGTTCCCGTTCGACCGAGGTCACACAGGCGTCGGGCACGTGTTGTCGCAGTGCGCCGGCGAGCGTGCCGCAGCCGTAGCCGAGGTCCAGTACCCGGAGGGGTCGTTCGGCGAGGCAGAGGCCCGACAACATGGTCCGGATGTAGCCGAGCGCCGGGGTGTCTGGCGTACGCCGGTCGATGGCGGCGTGGATCGCCCCGTCAGGCGTCTCCAACCAACGCCACCGAGCCTGCTCGAAGACGCGCCACTCCGCGCTTTCGCCGGCCTCCTGGTGAACTAAGGTGGCCCGATTCGTGTCCGGGTAGTCAGTATCGGCAAACATCGGTGTCGGTCGTGCGGTGCATGCGGTTTGTGTGTGCGAATACCGTTCCGCCGTGGGTCGGGGCGCTGCGTTGACACCCGCGCGGCCGGTGCGGGACACTGGTGGGTCGAAAGCGGCGTGCGTTGCGCACGCGGCAAAACGGCCTCAACAAGCGGGGTGGTACCCATGTGGCAATTGATCAAAGAAGACGTCAACAGCGTGTTTGGCCGTGATCCGGCGGCACGTAACGTGTTCGAGATCGTTACCTGTTACCCAGGTGTCCACGCCATCCTGTTTCACCGCGTCAACCACTGGCTGTGGGGGCGGGGGTTCAAATGGCTCGCGCGCTGGTTGTCGTCGGTTGCGCGGTGGTTGACCTCCATCGAGATTCACCCCGGTGCCGAGATCGGACGCCGCTTTTTCATTGACCACGGCATTGGCGTTGTCATCGGCGAAACCTCGCAGATCGGCGACGACGTGACGCTGTACCACGGTGTCACGCTTGGCGGGGTGGCAAGTTTCGAGGGCGAAGGGGGCAAACGGCACCCGACCCTCGGCAACGACGTGGTCGTGGGTGCCGGCGCGAAAATCCTCGGTCCGTTCACCGTCGAGGACGGCGCGCGCATCGGGTCGAACGCGGTGGTGCTCAAGCCGGTAAGCCCTGGTGCCACGGTCGTCGGTATCCCCGGGCGCGAGGTGGCCCGCAAGCGCGGTCTGGACGCCGAACGCGCCGATTTCGCGCGGCAGATCGGTTTCGACGCCTACGGTCAGACCGCCGACATGCCGGACCCGGTCGCCCAGACCATCAACGGCATGCTCGATCACATGCGGGACATGCACGGTCGCATGGATCAGATGTGTCACGCGATGCGCGCCATGGGACGTCAGGTCGACACGCTGAAACCCCTGGAGATCGACTTTCCGTGCGACGAGCTCGCCGAGACAGCCACAGCGCAGACACCGGACGAGGCGAACGACGGCGCGATCGCGTCTGACGCACCCCCCGAACCGCCGTCGAAGGCCGCCAACGCCTAGCGCGGGCGGGGAGCACACCCATGCGACTGACGACACGAGGCCGCTACGCGGTCGCGGCCATGTTCGACCTGGCGCTGCAGCCGGCGAGTCAGCCGGTTGCGCTGGCCGACATTGCCGGTCGGCAGGACATTTCCCTGTCCTACCTCGAACAGCTGTTCGGCCGCCTCCGGCGTGCGGGCCTGGTCGAGAGCGTGCGTGGGCCCGGCGGCGGATACCGGCTCGCACGCGAGACCGATGCGATTTCGGTGGCCGAGATCCTCAGCGCGGTCGATGAACTGCTCGACGCGACCCACCGCGGTAGCCACAAGACGTGCCAGCGAGAACAGCGTTGTCCGACGCACAACCTGTGGCAGGCGCTGACCGTGCAGATCGAGCACTTTCTCAGCCGGGTTACCTTGGCCGATCTGCTGGTCGAGCCCGGCAACGCCGAGCAGCCGCTGCGGCACATGAAGCTGCCCAGCGCGACCGGCTCGACCCCGGCCCCTTGAGCGGCCTGTGCTACCTCGATAACGCTGCGACCACGCCGGTTGACCCGCGCGTGGCCGATGCCATGGCCGCGTGCCTGACTGTCGACGGGGTGTTCGCCAACCCGGCCTCTTTCAGCCACGCCCACGGCTTGGCGGCGGCCGACCGGGTCGACGCCGCGCGCGATGCCGTTGCCGCCCTGGTGGGCGCGTACCCGGAGGAAGTCGTCTTCTGTTCGGGTGCCACCGAGGCCAACAACCTCGCGTTGCTCGGGGTGGCGGGTCGCCTTTCGAACCCCGCTCACATGGTCAGTGTCAAGACCGAACACAAGGCCGTGCTCGACCCGCTCGCGCGGCTTGCCAAGGCCGGCTGGCACATCGACCTGCTCGACGTCGACGCGGCGGGCCGTGTCGATCTTGGCGCGCTCACGGCAGCGATGCGCCCCGACACGGCGCTCGTCTCCGTGATGCACGCCAACAACGAAATCGGGACCGTGCAGGACATTGGCGCGATCGGCGCGGTGACGCGCGCGCGCGGCGTGCTCTTGCACGTGGACGCGGCCCAGAGCGTCGGCAAGATCCCCGTCGACATGCACGCCATGCAGGTCGACCTCCTGAGCGTCTGTGCGCACAAGTTTCACGGCCCCAAAGGCGTCGGTGCGCTGTGTGTGCGGGGTCGGCCTCCGGTGCGCCTGCAACCGCAGATCCTCGGCGGTGGCCACGAACGCGGGCTGCGCTCGGGCACCCTGGCAACGCACCAGATTGTCGGCCTCGGGACCGCGTGTGCGGTGGCAGCGGACGCGCTCGCCACCGAGTCGGCACGGCTGGCTGGGCTCAGGGATGCCCTCTGGTCACGCCTGCAGCGGTTGCCTGGCGTGCGCTTGAACGGGGCGATGACCGAACGCCTGCCGGGTAACCTGAACGTCTCGATCGACGGGGTCGAGGGCGAGAGCCTGTTGCTTGCACTCGAGCACGTTGCCGTTTCCAGCGGCAGCGCCTGCACCAGCGCCGACCTGACCCCGTCGCACGTGCTGCGGGCGATCGGGTGCACCCCCGAGCAGGCGCAGGGGTCGCTGCGTATCAGCTTCGGGCGTTTCAACAGCGACGCTGACGTCGACCTGGCCGCGCGCGACATCGAACAGGCGGTGCAGCGGTTGCGCGCGCTGTCCCCCGGTGGCTGAGCGCCTGTCCGAGGCCGTGCGGTCGCGGTTCCGCGCGCCGCGGTTCGCGCTGACTGGCGCGTTGGCGGGGGGCGGCGCCACGGGTGCCAGCGGCGCGCGCGCCGCGGGTGCCCTGGTCGAGGTGCACCTCGGTGTGGGTGGCGACGGCGCGCTGCACGCCCGGTTTCGAGCGTACGGTGACCCGGCGACGATCGCCGCAGCGGAGTGGGTGTGCGAACAGGTTGACGGTGCGCTGCCGCCCGTCTCGCCGCCTGCGGTTGCCGCCGTCTCGCGAGCGCTGGCGCTCCCGGCCAGCCGGCAGCACGCCGCGCAGCACGCGGTCGATGCCTTGCGGGCCGCGCTTGGCCGCCTCGACTGACGTGCGCCTCAGCTGGTCAATCTGACAACTGAATCACGCAGCGGACGGGCCATTGCGGTACACTTGTGGGTTTACCTAACCCGTGGCTGGCGTGACGCCAGCCGCCCCTGACGAGGCACCAGACCATGGCCGTTGAGCGGACCCTCTCCATCATCAAACCCGACGCCGTCGCCAAGAACGTGATCGGCAAGATCTACCAGCGTTTTGAGGATGCCGGCTTGCAGATTGTCGCTGCCCGCATGATGCACCTGAGCGCTGAGCAGGCAGGCGAATTCTATGCGGTCCACAAGGAGCGGCCGTTCTACAACGACCTGGTCAGCTTCATGACATCCGGCCCCGTGATCGTGCAGGTGCTCGAGGGCGAGAACGCCATTGCCGCGCACCGTGACGTGATGGGTGCCACCAACCCGGCCGAAGCGGCCTCGGGCACCATCCGCGCCGACTTCGCGAGCTCGATCGACGAGAACGCCTGCCACGGCTCCGATGCCGCCGAAACCGCCGCGGTCGAGATCGCGTTCTTCTTCGGCGACGACGGCGTCTGTCCGCGGACCCGCTGACGGACCCATGTCTGCCCTGTCCCCCAGCGTGACCGTCACCGGTGCGCCGGTGATCACCGGGCGCACCAATCTGCTCGGCCTCGACGAGGGCGGCATGGTGGCCTTTGTCGAGTCGTTGGGGGAGAAGCGGTTCAGGGCTCGGCAATTGTTGAAGTGGCTGTACCACCAGGACGTCCGCCAGTTCGACAACATGACCGACCTGAGCAAGGCGTTCCGGGCGGCGTTGCGCGAACACGCCGAAGTGCGTCTGCCCGAGGTCGAGCATGCACACGTGTCGCAGGATGGCACCTGCAAGTGGCTGTTCAAGGTCGACAGCGCGAACGCGGTGGAGACGGTGTTCATTCCCTCCGAGGACCGCGGCACCCTGTGCGTGAGCTCGCAGGTCGGCTGTGCGTTGGATTGTTCCTTCTGCGCCACCGCGCGGCAGGGCTTCAACCGCAACCTGAGCACAGCCGAGATCGTCGCCCAGGTCTACCTCGCGTCCGAGCTGCTGCGCAGTGACGCCTACCGGGCGGTGGGCTTTCGGCGGATCACGAACATCGTGATGATGGGCATGGGGGAGCCGCTGGCGAACTTTCGCCAGTTGGTCCCGGCGCTCAACCTGATGCTCGACGACAACGCCTGGGGCCTGTCCAAGCGGCGGGTCACGGTCAGCACCTCGGGCATCGTGCCGGCGATCGACCGCCTGCGAGAGGCGGTCGACTGCTCGCTGGCGGTGTCGTTGCACGCGCCCGACGACGCGTTGCGCGACGAACTCGTGCCGATCAACCGCAAATACCCGATCAAGGATCTCATGGCGGCCTGCCGTCGCTATGTCGAGCGGGACCACAAAACCCACATCATGTTCGAGTACGTGATGCTCGCCGGTGTCAACGACTCGCCTGAACACGCCCGTGCATTGGCTAAACTTGTCAAATCCGTGCCGTGCAAGGTCAACATGATTCCGTTCAACCCCTTTCCGGGCTCCGGTTACACCGTCTCCTCCGAGACGGCAATCAATCGGTTCTGGGATGTCCTCAACCGCCAACGGGTGCGCACAATCAAGCGCCGCACGCGCGGTGACGACATTGACGCTGCCTGTGGGCAGTTGGCTGGGGATGTGACGGACAAGAGCCGGCGCGCGGCCAAATTTGCTGAACCTCGATTTGGAGAGTCGCGCCCGTGAACCCCATCATCACCAAGCTTGTCCGCGCCTGTGTCGCATGCCTTGTAGCCACCGTGGTCCTTGCAGGGTGCGCCTCGAACCGCGAAGCGGCGAACGCCAACATGGCGCGCGCCTCGCAGCTCAACGCCGAGCTGGCGCTCGGCTACCTGAACCAGGGCGACCTGCAGCAGGCGAAAGCGAAGGTCGAGAAGGCCCTGGTCCAGAACCCGCGCAACCCGCTGGCGAACAACCTGCAGGGCGTGGTGTTCCAGCGCCTGGACGAGCCGACCCGGGCCGGTGCGCATTTCCGCCGCGCTGTGGAGTTGGCCCCGGACGAGCCGGAGTACGCCAACGCGTACGGCGTCTTCCTGTGCGAGCGCAAGCAGTACGAAGAGGGCATCCTCCAGTTCCTCGACGTTGCCGAGAACCCGCTCTACCGCACCCCGGCGCTCGCCTTCGAAAACGCGGCCAACTGCGCGCTGCAGGCCGGCAAGACCGGTATCGCCGAGAGCAATCTCGTGCGCGCGCTCGAGATTCGCCCGCGTTTCGCCACTGCGCAGTTGAGCCTC comes from the Pseudomonadota bacterium genome and includes:
- the ndk gene encoding nucleoside-diphosphate kinase, encoding MAVERTLSIIKPDAVAKNVIGKIYQRFEDAGLQIVAARMMHLSAEQAGEFYAVHKERPFYNDLVSFMTSGPVIVQVLEGENAIAAHRDVMGATNPAEAASGTIRADFASSIDENACHGSDAAETAAVEIAFFFGDDGVCPRTR
- the cysE gene encoding serine O-acetyltransferase, coding for MWQLIKEDVNSVFGRDPAARNVFEIVTCYPGVHAILFHRVNHWLWGRGFKWLARWLSSVARWLTSIEIHPGAEIGRRFFIDHGIGVVIGETSQIGDDVTLYHGVTLGGVASFEGEGGKRHPTLGNDVVVGAGAKILGPFTVEDGARIGSNAVVLKPVSPGATVVGIPGREVARKRGLDAERADFARQIGFDAYGQTADMPDPVAQTINGMLDHMRDMHGRMDQMCHAMRAMGRQVDTLKPLEIDFPCDELAETATAQTPDEANDGAIASDAPPEPPSKAANA
- the rlmN gene encoding 23S rRNA (adenine(2503)-C(2))-methyltransferase RlmN gives rise to the protein MSALSPSVTVTGAPVITGRTNLLGLDEGGMVAFVESLGEKRFRARQLLKWLYHQDVRQFDNMTDLSKAFRAALREHAEVRLPEVEHAHVSQDGTCKWLFKVDSANAVETVFIPSEDRGTLCVSSQVGCALDCSFCATARQGFNRNLSTAEIVAQVYLASELLRSDAYRAVGFRRITNIVMMGMGEPLANFRQLVPALNLMLDDNAWGLSKRRVTVSTSGIVPAIDRLREAVDCSLAVSLHAPDDALRDELVPINRKYPIKDLMAACRRYVERDHKTHIMFEYVMLAGVNDSPEHARALAKLVKSVPCKVNMIPFNPFPGSGYTVSSETAINRFWDVLNRQRVRTIKRRTRGDDIDAACGQLAGDVTDKSRRAAKFAEPRFGESRP
- a CDS encoding aminotransferase class V-fold PLP-dependent enzyme, with product MSGLCYLDNAATTPVDPRVADAMAACLTVDGVFANPASFSHAHGLAAADRVDAARDAVAALVGAYPEEVVFCSGATEANNLALLGVAGRLSNPAHMVSVKTEHKAVLDPLARLAKAGWHIDLLDVDAAGRVDLGALTAAMRPDTALVSVMHANNEIGTVQDIGAIGAVTRARGVLLHVDAAQSVGKIPVDMHAMQVDLLSVCAHKFHGPKGVGALCVRGRPPVRLQPQILGGGHERGLRSGTLATHQIVGLGTACAVAADALATESARLAGLRDALWSRLQRLPGVRLNGAMTERLPGNLNVSIDGVEGESLLLALEHVAVSSGSACTSADLTPSHVLRAIGCTPEQAQGSLRISFGRFNSDADVDLAARDIEQAVQRLRALSPGG
- the pilW gene encoding type IV pilus biogenesis/stability protein PilW; this translates as MNPIITKLVRACVACLVATVVLAGCASNREAANANMARASQLNAELALGYLNQGDLQQAKAKVEKALVQNPRNPLANNLQGVVFQRLDEPTRAGAHFRRAVELAPDEPEYANAYGVFLCERKQYEEGILQFLDVAENPLYRTPALAFENAANCALQAGKTGIAESNLVRALEIRPRFATAQLSLAKLQADEGRPDDAMDSLQALERYAPSSAESLALGARVARRLGNRDVANSYVRKLQLSFPNSYQAKVLANES
- a CDS encoding iron-sulfur cluster assembly scaffold protein, which gives rise to MAERLSEAVRSRFRAPRFALTGALAGGGATGASGARAAGALVEVHLGVGGDGALHARFRAYGDPATIAAAEWVCEQVDGALPPVSPPAVAAVSRALALPASRQHAAQHAVDALRAALGRLD
- a CDS encoding Rrf2 family transcriptional regulator: MRLTTRGRYAVAAMFDLALQPASQPVALADIAGRQDISLSYLEQLFGRLRRAGLVESVRGPGGGYRLARETDAISVAEILSAVDELLDATHRGSHKTCQREQRCPTHNLWQALTVQIEHFLSRVTLADLLVEPGNAEQPLRHMKLPSATGSTPAP